In Catenulispora sp. GP43, the genomic window GGCGCCAGTCAGGGTCCTGATGCCGGCGACCGTCCGTGCGGCGGCCGGGCGGACGCGGTCGGCGATGCCCAGCACCGCCACTGGGGCGGTGTCGATGCGGACGATCGCCGCGGTCTGGCCGGACTCCTGAATCGCCGCTACGGCGGCGGAAACGGCCGCGGTGCGCACTCCGCTCGCGTCGGGGGAGTGGCCGAGCAGATGGCTCGGGCTCCCGACTTCCACCCGGCGGCCGTCAATCAGGGCGCTGACACCTCGTCCCGGCGTCGCGGAGAAGTCAGCCGCATGCGGCAGTTCCAACCCGGCCTCCCGGGCGGCGGCCACGACCGCGCGTGCCAGCGGATGCTCGGAGGGGTTCTCGGCGGCGGCGGCCAGCATCAGGATCCGCTTCTCGTCGAACGCGCCCTCGTTCAGGCCCGCGGCGCCCTCGTCCAGGACCGCGATCTCGGCCAGGCGCGGCCGGCCCTCGGTGAGCGTGCCGGTCTTGTCGAAGGCGACCCGGGTGGTGGCGCCGAACTGCTCCATCACCACGGCCGACTTCACCAGCACGCCGTGCCGGCCGGCGTTGGCCATGGCGGCCAGCAGCGGCGGCATCGTGGCCAGCACCACCGCGCACGGCGAGGCGACGATCATGAACGTCATCGCGCGCAGCAGGCTGGCCTGGAACGCCGCGCCGGCCAGCAGCGGGATCGCGAACAGCAGCACGGTCGCGGCGACCATGCCGAGCGAGTAGCGCTGCTCGACCTTCTCGATGAACAGCTGCGTCCGAGCCTTGGTGGCCGAGGCTTCCTGGACCATCGCCACGATCCGTGCCACGACGGTGTCCGCCGCGACCCGGTCGACCCGGACCGTCAGCGCCCCGGTGCCGTTCAGGGTCCCAGCGAAGACCTCGTCGCCGGCGGTCTTGGCCACCGGCAGCGGCTCGCCGGTGATCGTGGCCTGGTCGACGTCGGAGGCGCCGCCGATCACCTGGCCGTCGGCGGCGATCCGGGCACCGGGCCGGACCAGGATCCGGTCGCCGACGGCCAGGGCGACGGCGTCGACGAGTTCTTCGGCGCCGTCGGCGGCGATCCGGGTCGCCTGCTCCGGGGCCAGGTCCAACAGCCCGCGCACGGCCTGTTCGGTGCGGTGTGTCGCCACCGCCTCCAAAGCACCGGACGTGGCGAAGATGACGATCAGCAGCGCGCCGTCCAGAACCTGTCCGATCGCCGCCGCGCCGATGGCCGCGACCACCATCAGCAGGTCGACGTCCAGCGTCTTCTCGCGCAGCGCCTGAAGCCCGGCCCACCCCGGCTCCCACCCGCCGGTCGCGTACACCGCCGCGTAGAGCGGGGCCCAGACCCATGCCGGCGCCCCGGTCAGCTGAAGCGGCAGCGCGACCAGGAACAGCAGCAGCGCCGCCGAGGCCCATCGCACCTCGGGCAGCGCGAAGACCGGAAGCACGAGCCGGCGTGGCGCCCGGCCGGGCTCCGGTGCGGAACCGGTCGCGACCTGCTCGGGTGCGGTGGTGAGGAGAGAAGACATCAGCGGCGAGCCCTTGATCCCAGGTGTTCAGGACGGTCCAACGGCGCCACTCTACAGGAACACTTGAAGAATGATTCATATGTTCCCCAGGGGTAGACTGCGACCATGGGTCATGGAGCGCCTCCCGCCGAAGCCGTGCCGCGCGTCCGCCTGGACGCCGTCAGCGCCGCACGCGTTGCGACCACGCTCCAGGCGCTGGCGACCCCGTCGCGCCTGCTGATCCTGGCGCGCCTGCGCGAAGGCCCGCTCGCCGCGACCGCCATCGCCGCCGAGGTCGGCATGGAGCAGTCGGCGTGCTCGCACCAGCTGCGGCTGCTGCGCAACCTCGGCCTGGTGACCGCCGAGCGCCACGGCAAGTCGATGATCTACGCACTCTACGACAACCACGTCGCAGAGCTGCTCGACCAGGCCATATACCACGCCGACCACTTGCGGATGGGGATGAGCGATCCGGCGTGACTGTCGATTCAGCCGTCGGGCGTGCCCACGCCGCCTGAGCACGGGGCGCCCGGTTCGGGAGTCTGAGGGCCGGCGGCGTAGGCCTTGATGAACTTCGCGATCCGGGCATCAGAGGCCGAATTCACCATGAGCTGCTTGCCCCATGCGGTCACCGTGATCGGGGAGGCCTCGGTGGGATAGGGGGACAGCAGCGTGTGCGATTCACGGCCGGCCGCGTGCTGTCTGCCGGGCCGCGGGCATCGCACCGTGCTGACATCGGCGGCGTTGAGTGCCGATGAACTGGCCGCCGTGATCGCCCACGAGCGGGCCCACGTTCACGGACGTCACCATCTCGCCATCGCGTTCGCCGA contains:
- a CDS encoding heavy metal translocating P-type ATPase codes for the protein MSSLLTTAPEQVATGSAPEPGRAPRRLVLPVFALPEVRWASAALLLFLVALPLQLTGAPAWVWAPLYAAVYATGGWEPGWAGLQALREKTLDVDLLMVVAAIGAAAIGQVLDGALLIVIFATSGALEAVATHRTEQAVRGLLDLAPEQATRIAADGAEELVDAVALAVGDRILVRPGARIAADGQVIGGASDVDQATITGEPLPVAKTAGDEVFAGTLNGTGALTVRVDRVAADTVVARIVAMVQEASATKARTQLFIEKVEQRYSLGMVAATVLLFAIPLLAGAAFQASLLRAMTFMIVASPCAVVLATMPPLLAAMANAGRHGVLVKSAVVMEQFGATTRVAFDKTGTLTEGRPRLAEIAVLDEGAAGLNEGAFDEKRILMLAAAAENPSEHPLARAVVAAAREAGLELPHAADFSATPGRGVSALIDGRRVEVGSPSHLLGHSPDASGVRTAAVSAAVAAIQESGQTAAIVRIDTAPVAVLGIADRVRPAAARTVAGIRTLTGATPILLTGDNAAAAHRLAAEVGISDVRANLLPQDKVAAVHEWESAGQHVLLVGDGVNDAPALAAAHTGVAMGRAGSDLALDTADAVVMRDDLATVPAAIALSRRARRVVVANLAIASVIIAGLVAWDLAGTLPLPLGVLGHEGSTVIVGLNGLRLLRKSVWRRAMTTGAGASSGSESGAAA
- a CDS encoding ArsR/SmtB family transcription factor, with protein sequence MGHGAPPAEAVPRVRLDAVSAARVATTLQALATPSRLLILARLREGPLAATAIAAEVGMEQSACSHQLRLLRNLGLVTAERHGKSMIYALYDNHVAELLDQAIYHADHLRMGMSDPA
- a CDS encoding DUF3105 domain-containing protein codes for the protein MRCPRPGRQHAAGRESHTLLSPYPTEASPITVTAWGKQLMVNSASDARIAKFIKAYAAGPQTPEPGAPCSGGVGTPDG